A genomic stretch from Desulfotignum balticum DSM 7044 includes:
- a CDS encoding MBL fold metallo-hydrolase, with protein MRIEQFRYGADNLGYLIFSGTFAVAIDPGAVDEMTRFAQDRNIRISRVTNTHLHPDHTCGNEQMLEKTDAVFLDCRKFSDNESIFLEDEVLTVITTPGHTRNDVCFAGDDFLVTGDTLFNATVGNCFSKDLDGFYFSLKKVMALPGTTKIFAGHDYVKESVEIAQAIDPDTPDILRYLENYDPDRVFSFLEDELRVNPFLRFNDKTMIQKLEQRRFPCATEIQRFKSLMQAF; from the coding sequence ATGCGGATTGAGCAGTTCAGATACGGGGCCGATAACCTGGGATATCTGATTTTTTCAGGTACTTTCGCAGTGGCGATTGATCCCGGTGCTGTGGACGAAATGACGAGGTTTGCCCAGGACCGGAACATCCGGATTTCCCGGGTCACCAATACCCATCTTCACCCGGATCATACCTGCGGCAATGAACAGATGCTTGAAAAAACAGACGCCGTTTTTCTGGATTGCAGAAAATTTTCGGACAATGAATCCATTTTTCTTGAAGATGAAGTACTGACGGTGATCACCACCCCGGGGCACACCCGCAATGATGTGTGTTTTGCAGGCGATGATTTTCTGGTGACCGGTGATACTTTGTTTAACGCTACTGTAGGAAATTGTTTTTCCAAAGATCTGGATGGGTTTTATTTTTCATTGAAAAAAGTGATGGCACTTCCCGGCACAACCAAGATTTTTGCCGGACATGATTATGTGAAAGAATCCGTGGAAATTGCCCAGGCCATTGATCCGGATACGCCGGATATCCTCCGGTACCTGGAAAATTATGATCCGGACCGGGTATTTTCCTTTCTGGAAGATGAGCTGCGGGTCAATCCCTTTCTTCGATTCAACGACAAAACCATGATTCAAAAACTTGAACAGCGTAGATTTCCCTGTGCGACGGAAATCCAGCGGTTCAAATCCCTGATGCAGGCCTTTTGA
- the tmcA gene encoding acidic tetraheme cytochrome c3 TmcA, with product MTHSNRFIIFLIVLFAAVGTGFFCYAEQDLERLDPWAFESPRRPGAVFSHDDHIFLADDDCSVCHHVYENGELVPDESSEDLYCSDCHSLKPGPDNPMPLEAAYHNLCRDCHFDRSQGPVLCGECHVKE from the coding sequence ATGACACACTCAAACCGCTTCATCATCTTTCTGATCGTGCTTTTTGCCGCGGTCGGAACCGGGTTTTTCTGTTATGCGGAACAGGATCTGGAGCGTCTGGATCCCTGGGCCTTTGAATCACCCCGGCGCCCCGGGGCTGTGTTCTCCCATGACGACCATATTTTTCTTGCTGATGATGACTGCAGTGTCTGCCACCATGTGTATGAAAACGGTGAGCTGGTCCCGGATGAAAGCAGTGAAGATCTGTACTGTTCGGACTGTCACAGCCTCAAACCCGGACCGGATAATCCCATGCCCCTGGAAGCAGCCTATCACAACCTGTGCAGAGACTGTCATTTTGACCGGAGCCAAGGACCGGTCCTGTGCGGAGAATGTCACGTCAAGGAATAA
- the potB gene encoding spermidine/putrescine ABC transporter permease PotB produces the protein MNERQGFKFIAVFLNMAWFASFVLIPGLMVVGISFMTRDTGTFFSPPLTLTQYRELLDPVYAKVLGTSLIFSLNTTLLCLFISYPFAWILSRASKHRRPLLLMMVIIPFWTSSLIRTYALVILMKANGIINTLLSAAGIVSEPVTLLYTDFAVYVGLVYSLLPFMILPLYAVMEKMDLRLLEAARDLGANTLQVFVHVVLPLSFPGVLAGCIMVFLPAMGLFYVPDLLGGAKTMLMGNFIKNQFLTAMNWPFGSAASVFLLVLMGLMLIIYFTFSRRFNRHQAL, from the coding sequence ATGAATGAGCGACAGGGTTTCAAGTTTATCGCCGTTTTCCTGAACATGGCCTGGTTTGCGTCCTTTGTCCTGATTCCCGGTCTGATGGTGGTGGGAATCAGTTTCATGACCCGGGATACCGGCACATTTTTCAGCCCGCCTCTTACCCTGACCCAGTACCGGGAATTGCTGGACCCGGTGTATGCCAAGGTCCTTGGTACGTCTCTGATTTTTTCGCTGAACACCACCCTTTTGTGCCTTTTCATCAGCTACCCCTTTGCCTGGATACTTTCCCGGGCCTCAAAACATCGGCGGCCTTTACTGCTCATGATGGTGATCATCCCCTTCTGGACTTCTTCTTTGATTCGTACCTATGCGCTGGTGATTTTGATGAAGGCCAACGGGATCATCAACACCCTGCTTTCAGCCGCAGGCATTGTTTCCGAACCTGTGACCCTGCTGTATACCGATTTTGCCGTGTATGTGGGCCTGGTGTATTCATTGCTGCCGTTCATGATACTGCCGTTGTATGCCGTGATGGAAAAAATGGATCTTCGGCTGCTGGAAGCGGCCCGGGATCTGGGAGCCAATACATTGCAGGTGTTTGTCCACGTGGTTTTGCCCCTTTCTTTTCCCGGCGTGCTGGCCGGTTGCATCATGGTGTTTCTGCCGGCCATGGGGCTGTTTTATGTACCGGATCTTCTGGGGGGCGCCAAGACCATGCTCATGGGCAATTTCATCAAAAATCAGTTTCTGACGGCAATGAACTGGCCGTTCGGATCAGCGGCCAGCGTGTTTCTGCTGGTGCTGATGGGCTTGATGCTCATCATTTATTTCACTTTTTCCCGGCGGTTTAACAGGCATCAGGCCCTATGA
- the potC gene encoding spermidine/putrescine ABC transporter permease PotC: protein MTRWLKISWVSAVFTFLYGPLLVLMVFSFNQARYTTSWQGFSLKWYMRLLDNPQLLDAFFNSLTVALISSMVATALGTLGAFAVSRYRFAGRKLFFGLVYSVMMSPDIVMGISLLMLFVLAGLTPGFLTLLIAHVTFCLPFVIVLVHARISGFDPAVVDAARDLGAREHEVFYKIIVPMILPAVLAGWLLSFTLSLDDVIISFFVTGPGFEILPLKIYSMVKLGVTPEVNALCTVLFLLTLAAVSAAHVLTKEIKR, encoded by the coding sequence ATGACGCGGTGGTTGAAGATATCCTGGGTGTCTGCGGTGTTCACATTTTTATACGGCCCGCTGCTGGTGCTGATGGTGTTTTCCTTTAATCAGGCCAGATATACCACCTCCTGGCAGGGATTTTCCCTGAAATGGTACATGCGGCTGCTGGACAATCCACAACTGCTGGATGCATTTTTCAACTCATTGACCGTGGCGCTGATCTCCAGCATGGTCGCCACGGCTTTGGGCACTCTGGGCGCATTTGCCGTTTCCAGATACCGGTTTGCCGGCAGAAAACTGTTTTTCGGGCTGGTGTATTCCGTGATGATGAGCCCGGACATCGTTATGGGCATCAGCCTGCTCATGCTGTTTGTACTGGCTGGACTGACGCCCGGATTTCTCACCCTGCTGATCGCCCATGTCACCTTTTGTCTGCCCTTTGTCATTGTGCTGGTACATGCCCGGATATCCGGGTTTGATCCGGCTGTGGTGGATGCGGCCCGGGACCTGGGCGCCCGGGAGCACGAGGTGTTTTACAAAATCATTGTTCCCATGATTCTGCCGGCCGTGCTGGCCGGGTGGCTGTTGAGCTTTACTTTGTCTCTGGATGATGTGATCATCAGTTTTTTTGTCACCGGTCCGGGATTTGAAATTCTTCCTCTCAAGATCTATTCCATGGTAAAACTGGGGGTCACCCCGGAAGTCAATGCCTTGTGCACGGTATTGTTTTTATTAACTCTGGCAGCGGTATCTGCTGCCCATGTTCTGACAAAGGAGATCAAAAGATGA
- the potA gene encoding spermidine/putrescine ABC transporter ATP-binding protein PotA — MPVVRLQNVSKSFNNQPVINDLNLDVHKGEFLTLLGPSGCGKTTVLRLIAGLETCDSGALFINGRDQTRMPACDRDVNTVFQSYALFPHMTVFDNIAFGLKLKKTPARQIRERVKETLALVKLAGLETRSIHGLSGGQQQRVAIARAIVNQPLILLLDEPLSALDYKLRKQMRLDLRQLHRKLGITFVFVTHDQEEALTLSDRVVVMNHGTIQQTGTPKDIYETPVNLFVADFVGESNIFDARVARTSGSDMEIHFLGIVKIVQNRRNFKTGQAVKVLLRPEDMTVARIQAQCAAGSLPGRVTEMIYKGTTVDLIIRLDSGQEVFVTEFFNEDEQDIMYDVNEPVSVSWIKGWEVTLADE, encoded by the coding sequence ATGCCGGTGGTCCGTTTACAGAACGTTTCCAAATCGTTCAACAATCAGCCGGTGATCAATGACCTGAACCTGGATGTTCACAAAGGGGAGTTTCTGACCCTTCTCGGACCGTCCGGGTGCGGCAAAACTACTGTGTTGCGGTTGATTGCCGGACTGGAAACCTGTGACAGCGGGGCACTTTTCATCAACGGCCGGGACCAGACCCGCATGCCTGCCTGCGACCGGGATGTCAATACCGTGTTCCAGAGTTATGCGCTGTTTCCTCACATGACCGTGTTCGACAACATTGCATTTGGATTGAAACTCAAAAAAACCCCCGCCCGACAGATCCGGGAAAGGGTCAAAGAAACCCTGGCCCTGGTCAAACTGGCAGGTCTTGAAACCCGGTCCATCCATGGGTTGTCCGGCGGACAGCAGCAACGGGTGGCCATTGCCAGGGCCATTGTGAATCAGCCGTTGATCCTGCTTCTGGATGAACCCTTGAGCGCTTTGGACTATAAACTGCGGAAACAGATGCGCCTGGATCTGCGGCAGCTTCATCGGAAACTGGGAATCACTTTTGTCTTTGTCACCCATGACCAGGAAGAAGCATTGACCCTGTCCGACCGGGTGGTGGTGATGAATCATGGCACAATTCAGCAGACCGGTACCCCCAAAGACATTTATGAAACCCCGGTGAACCTGTTCGTGGCGGATTTCGTGGGGGAAAGCAATATATTTGATGCCCGGGTGGCCCGGACTTCCGGATCGGACATGGAAATACATTTCCTGGGTATTGTCAAAATCGTGCAGAACCGCCGCAATTTTAAAACCGGCCAGGCAGTCAAAGTGCTGTTGCGGCCCGAAGACATGACTGTGGCGAGAATCCAGGCACAATGTGCAGCAGGATCCCTGCCCGGCCGGGTCACAGAAATGATCTACAAAGGCACTACCGTGGATTTGATCATCCGCCTGGACAGCGGCCAGGAAGTGTTTGTCACTGAATTTTTCAACGAAGACGAGCAGGATATTATGTATGATGTGAATGAACCGGTGAGCGTCTCCTGGATCAAGGGATGGGAGGTAACCCTGGCGGATGAATGA
- a CDS encoding ATP-binding response regulator, which yields MTNKLLVVDDEDGIREVLRITLTDAGYEVFTAENGFTGLDMVKTHKPDIVLTDIRMPGMDGMALLKSVKQLFPDIEVIMITGYGDANLAIDSLKTGAVDFISKPVNQDVLDIALKRANDRILTREKLADHTRNLEILVAEKTRKLAESEKRYIQLFNESPAYITILDERFRIVESNNRFKDQFGDDPGMYCFQVQQQRTIPCDTCPVKETFADGLSHTAEMDVTLKDGHIRRFFIQTSAIPDDSGRISHVMEMCTDITVIHDLQDHLAALGLHISSISHGIKGMLTGLDGGDYLIRSGLEQKDFHKISNGWDIIREKIAMIRQMVLDILFHSKNRTPDMQPVSVFDFIQELLTTMDPRIQKAGIDLILDIPGPSTDFEVMMDKTMLFGACLAILENAVDACISVKADRKNLEIQVQVVETPRQVVFKIRDNGKGLDKRYRQKIFSLFYSDKGNKGTGLGLFVARRSVQQHQGEIHVDSEPGKFTEFTIAIPKKTSDI from the coding sequence ATGACAAATAAACTCCTGGTGGTCGATGATGAAGATGGCATCCGGGAGGTCCTGAGAATCACTCTGACCGATGCCGGGTATGAGGTATTCACGGCGGAGAACGGCTTTACCGGGCTTGACATGGTCAAGACCCACAAGCCGGATATTGTTCTCACGGACATCCGCATGCCCGGCATGGACGGTATGGCGCTGCTCAAGTCAGTCAAGCAGTTATTTCCGGATATTGAGGTGATCATGATTACCGGATACGGAGATGCCAACCTGGCCATTGACAGCCTGAAAACAGGTGCTGTGGATTTCATCTCCAAACCCGTGAATCAGGATGTGCTTGATATCGCCCTGAAACGGGCCAATGACCGGATTTTGACCCGGGAAAAACTGGCGGACCATACCCGGAACCTGGAAATCCTGGTGGCGGAAAAGACCCGGAAGCTGGCGGAATCAGAAAAACGGTATATCCAGCTGTTCAACGAATCTCCGGCATATATCACCATTCTGGATGAACGTTTTAGGATCGTGGAATCCAACAACCGGTTCAAGGATCAGTTCGGAGATGACCCGGGCATGTACTGTTTTCAAGTGCAGCAACAGCGCACGATTCCCTGTGACACCTGTCCGGTGAAAGAAACCTTTGCCGACGGCCTTTCCCATACCGCGGAAATGGATGTCACCCTCAAAGACGGGCATATTCGTCGTTTTTTCATTCAAACCTCGGCCATTCCAGATGACAGCGGCCGGATCAGCCATGTCATGGAAATGTGTACCGATATCACGGTTATTCACGATCTGCAGGATCACCTGGCGGCCCTGGGTCTGCACATCTCTTCCATATCCCACGGCATCAAAGGCATGCTCACCGGACTGGACGGGGGAGATTATTTGATTCGGTCCGGCCTTGAACAAAAAGATTTTCATAAAATTTCGAACGGCTGGGATATTATTCGGGAAAAAATTGCCATGATCCGTCAGATGGTGCTGGATATCCTGTTTCATTCCAAAAACAGGACCCCGGACATGCAGCCGGTCTCAGTGTTCGATTTTATTCAGGAACTTTTGACCACCATGGATCCCCGCATTCAAAAAGCCGGCATTGATTTGATTCTGGATATTCCCGGACCCAGCACGGATTTTGAAGTCATGATGGATAAAACCATGCTGTTCGGCGCCTGCCTGGCCATTCTGGAAAATGCGGTGGATGCCTGTATCAGCGTGAAAGCAGACAGAAAAAATTTGGAAATACAGGTTCAGGTCGTTGAAACGCCCCGTCAGGTTGTGTTTAAAATCAGGGATAACGGCAAAGGGCTTGACAAAAGATATCGACAAAAGATATTTTCCCTGTTTTATTCCGACAAAGGAAACAAAGGGACCGGATTAGGGCTTTTTGTGGCCCGGCGCTCCGTACAGCAGCACCAAGGGGAAATTCATGTGGATTCGGAGCCTGGAAAATTTACTGAATTTACCATTGCCATCCCGAAAAAAACATCTGACATTTGA
- a CDS encoding extracellular solute-binding protein, with the protein MKQWILLIYLVLISVSALAGQQRLYIYNWTEYMPDEVLTAFQEKTGIKVIYATYDSNESMYAKVKLTRGKGYDVVFPSTYFVHKMRKEGLLSPIDHEALSNFKHLDPALMDQPYDPGNKYSIPYVWGSTALAYNNNHVAPEMMTSWKDLWRPEFKNRLVMNDDLREVLGIGLIVNGFSVNETDPDRIHAAYESIRTLMPNIRVFSGDSPKQPLLNLEAFAGMIWNGEAYMAAQEFPAIQYAYPEEGAIFWVDSMVIPTGAENKKQAHAFIDFILDPQIALQVCEYIGYAPANQSAIALMPEEIKNNPTIFPDPEEVKKGEFQTDVGDAILVYERYWERLKTGM; encoded by the coding sequence ATGAAACAATGGATACTGCTGATATACCTGGTTCTGATTTCTGTGTCGGCACTGGCCGGACAACAACGCCTTTACATATACAACTGGACCGAATACATGCCTGATGAGGTATTGACCGCGTTCCAGGAAAAAACCGGAATCAAGGTGATCTATGCCACCTATGACAGCAATGAATCCATGTATGCCAAAGTCAAACTCACCCGGGGCAAAGGATATGACGTGGTGTTCCCTTCCACGTATTTTGTCCATAAAATGCGAAAAGAAGGACTGCTCAGCCCCATTGACCACGAAGCACTCTCCAATTTCAAACATCTGGACCCTGCCCTGATGGATCAGCCCTATGATCCGGGCAATAAATACTCCATTCCTTATGTGTGGGGATCCACGGCCCTGGCATATAACAACAACCATGTGGCGCCGGAGATGATGACCTCGTGGAAGGATCTGTGGCGGCCGGAATTCAAAAACCGCCTGGTCATGAACGATGATTTGAGGGAAGTGCTGGGGATCGGTCTGATTGTCAACGGATTTTCCGTGAACGAAACCGATCCGGACCGCATTCATGCAGCCTATGAATCGATCCGAACCCTTATGCCCAACATCCGGGTATTTTCAGGAGACTCTCCCAAGCAGCCGTTGTTGAACCTGGAGGCTTTTGCCGGCATGATATGGAACGGAGAAGCCTATATGGCGGCCCAGGAATTTCCAGCCATCCAGTATGCATATCCTGAAGAAGGCGCGATTTTCTGGGTGGATTCCATGGTCATTCCCACGGGTGCGGAAAACAAAAAACAGGCCCATGCATTCATCGATTTTATCCTGGATCCGCAAATCGCCTTGCAGGTGTGTGAATATATCGGCTATGCGCCGGCCAATCAGTCGGCCATCGCTCTGATGCCCGAAGAAATAAAGAACAATCCCACCATTTTTCCGGATCCTGAAGAAGTGAAAAAAGGGGAATTCCAGACCGATGTCGGAGATGCCATCCTGGTGTATGAACGCTATTGGGAACGCTTGAAAACCGGGATGTAA
- a CDS encoding class I SAM-dependent methyltransferase, with the protein MDQDNQAEFSQRLTDILNHGALNLALAVGYQLKIFDVMADLDRPVSCRDLARAAGLHPRYVQEWLGIMCTGQIIEIHTPESSEDKQKETVYYLPPDHAAVLIRKAGIRNMGVYTQEIPLLTQIAMTRVLDDFSKGEGIPFSAYPRFQAFMSQLSHAKHRQGLIRHFLPRVDSGRLMTRLEKGIRVCDLGCGQGIALHLMAQHFPASTFTGIDNDGPAIDEARQTAVDLGLKNLTFQVKDAATLENDTKLSRQFDYITAFDAIHDQSHPLSALKGVRYMLAEDGMFSMIDIDAASHPAGNLDHPMGPFLYTVSLMHCMPVGLSDQGRGLGMMWGRKKAESLLERAGFTRIQVLEMEQDPFNVHYLCQR; encoded by the coding sequence ATGGATCAGGACAATCAGGCTGAATTCAGTCAACGGCTGACGGACATTCTCAATCATGGGGCATTGAATCTGGCTCTGGCCGTGGGATATCAATTGAAAATTTTCGATGTCATGGCAGATCTGGACCGGCCGGTATCCTGCCGGGACCTGGCCAGGGCTGCCGGGCTTCATCCGCGGTATGTGCAAGAATGGCTGGGCATCATGTGCACCGGTCAGATCATTGAGATCCATACCCCGGAATCTAGCGAAGACAAGCAAAAAGAAACGGTTTATTATCTGCCCCCGGACCATGCCGCAGTGTTGATCCGCAAGGCCGGCATCCGCAATATGGGGGTGTATACTCAGGAAATCCCATTACTCACTCAGATTGCCATGACCCGGGTGCTGGATGATTTCTCAAAAGGGGAGGGCATCCCATTTTCCGCCTATCCCCGGTTTCAGGCATTCATGTCACAGCTGTCCCATGCCAAGCACCGGCAGGGGCTGATCCGGCATTTTTTGCCCCGGGTGGATAGCGGGCGGTTGATGACCCGCCTGGAAAAAGGCATCCGGGTATGCGATCTGGGGTGCGGTCAGGGCATTGCGCTGCACCTGATGGCACAGCATTTTCCCGCGTCCACGTTCACCGGCATTGACAATGATGGTCCGGCAATTGATGAGGCCCGGCAGACAGCCGTTGATCTGGGACTGAAGAATCTGACCTTTCAGGTAAAAGATGCGGCCACTCTGGAAAACGATACAAAGTTATCCAGACAGTTTGATTATATCACCGCGTTTGACGCGATTCATGACCAGTCCCATCCGCTGTCCGCTCTCAAAGGAGTTCGTTACATGCTGGCTGAGGATGGCATGTTTTCCATGATCGACATTGATGCGGCCAGTCATCCGGCAGGCAATCTGGACCATCCCATGGGGCCGTTTCTTTATACCGTCAGTCTGATGCACTGCATGCCTGTGGGTCTGTCTGATCAGGGCCGGGGACTGGGCATGATGTGGGGAAGAAAAAAGGCGGAGTCGCTGCTTGAACGTGCGGGTTTTACCCGGATTCAGGTTCTGGAAATGGAGCAGGACCCTTTTAACGTGCATTATCTGTGTCAAAGGTGA
- a CDS encoding GNAT family N-acetyltransferase: MDEPDLSTVNCRFLKAADTNELMALYKDAGWWDQACEQHPQFLSRVVPDSALFVGAFYQKKMIGMGRALSDLVSDAYIQDVVVLQKFRGIGIGKKIIHTLITGLKEHGVDWIGLIGEPGTRKFYESLGFRPMSGHTPYRLKD, translated from the coding sequence ATGGATGAACCGGATTTATCCACTGTAAACTGTCGGTTTCTGAAAGCCGCGGATACAAACGAATTGATGGCTCTTTACAAGGATGCTGGATGGTGGGATCAGGCGTGTGAGCAACACCCACAGTTTTTATCCCGTGTGGTTCCCGATTCTGCATTGTTCGTGGGCGCTTTTTATCAGAAAAAAATGATCGGTATGGGGCGGGCCCTTTCGGATCTGGTCAGTGATGCTTATATTCAGGATGTTGTTGTATTACAAAAGTTCCGGGGCATTGGCATCGGTAAAAAAATCATTCACACACTGATCACCGGTCTGAAAGAACATGGTGTGGACTGGATCGGCCTGATCGGTGAACCCGGTACCCGCAAATTTTATGAATCATTGGGATTCAGGCCGATGTCCGGTCACACACCTTACAGACTTAAGGATTGA
- a CDS encoding DUF2156 domain-containing protein translates to MYNRCNHHACLDLQPTICFPTAGRFELTDRQMVQIYIDKYLPESCEYNFANLFCWQEIYNYSWRLFKGRLVIYDGVNQCAFMPLGEPLPPDDLAELARELMRDGLVPDIGLVQKDYLDEYPRCEQYFSIHPERDYGEYIYDVEKLCRLNTPKLHKKKNLISQFERIYPDFQVTLLTPEKQVMAQNMARDQLNRQKPMSETLAAEFEAIKKAFMHFDALGLEGLALMVGDRMAAFSIFSPLTPDTCNVQFEKSDFDFKGAAQMINQQTALYLKDRYKYINREQDLGIRGLRQAKKSYEPETILIPHTLQLKRG, encoded by the coding sequence ATGTATAACCGGTGTAATCACCATGCGTGTTTAGATCTTCAACCCACCATCTGTTTTCCGACTGCCGGCCGGTTTGAACTCACCGACCGGCAGATGGTCCAGATCTATATCGATAAATATTTGCCTGAGTCCTGTGAGTACAATTTTGCCAATCTATTCTGCTGGCAGGAGATTTATAACTATTCCTGGCGCCTGTTCAAAGGCCGGCTGGTGATTTATGACGGGGTGAATCAATGTGCGTTCATGCCGCTGGGGGAACCGCTGCCGCCGGATGATTTGGCAGAACTGGCAAGAGAACTGATGCGGGACGGTCTGGTGCCGGATATCGGTCTGGTGCAGAAAGATTATCTGGATGAATACCCCCGGTGCGAACAGTATTTTTCCATTCATCCGGAGCGGGACTATGGCGAATACATTTATGATGTGGAAAAGCTGTGCCGATTGAATACCCCGAAGCTGCATAAAAAGAAAAATCTGATCTCCCAGTTTGAACGCATTTATCCGGATTTTCAGGTGACCCTGCTGACCCCGGAAAAACAGGTTATGGCTCAAAACATGGCCCGGGATCAGTTAAATCGTCAGAAACCGATGTCTGAGACTTTGGCTGCCGAGTTCGAAGCCATAAAAAAAGCGTTCATGCATTTCGATGCGCTGGGACTGGAAGGACTTGCCTTGATGGTGGGGGATCGAATGGCGGCTTTTTCCATTTTCAGTCCGTTGACCCCGGATACCTGTAATGTACAGTTTGAAAAATCTGATTTTGATTTCAAAGGAGCGGCCCAGATGATCAATCAGCAGACCGCTCTGTATTTAAAAGACCGGTATAAATATATCAACCGGGAGCAGGATCTGGGGATCAGGGGGCTGCGTCAGGCCAAAAAATCCTATGAGCCGGAAACCATCCTGATTCCCCATACCCTGCAACTGAAACGCGGATAA
- a CDS encoding GAF and HD-GYP domain-containing protein, with translation MNCGPRWRKALITIRLPIGEGISGRVAQTGEILNVEDAWELPFFNREFDKRNNFRTRSVLCLPIKNHAGEKIGVLQVINKKGKPRFDAQDEWFCQGLAAQVGIALENSLLHDEMKLAFKKSIQTLAATVDAKHPLTAGHSRRVTDYSMKIAQKMGLPRRSQDNLYYAALLHDIGKIGISDAVLLKNGPFTPEERLEMNTHPAKTENILNNFYFPRALRRVPWIAACHHEKIDGTGYPRGLTEDQIPLESKIIAVSDVFDALTSLRDYPKYAFGKILDYKIVPIEKTVYILKKDVGSHFDPDVIEAFLSCLPEITFDTDNAR, from the coding sequence ATGAACTGTGGACCAAGGTGGCGGAAGGCATTGATAACCATCCGATTGCCGATAGGCGAAGGCATCAGCGGCCGGGTGGCCCAGACCGGCGAAATACTCAATGTCGAAGATGCATGGGAACTGCCTTTTTTCAACAGGGAGTTTGATAAAAGAAACAACTTCAGAACCCGTTCTGTGTTGTGTTTGCCCATCAAAAACCATGCCGGAGAAAAAATCGGCGTTCTTCAGGTGATCAACAAAAAAGGCAAGCCGCGGTTTGATGCCCAGGATGAATGGTTCTGTCAAGGACTGGCTGCCCAGGTAGGCATTGCACTGGAAAATTCGCTTCTGCATGATGAAATGAAACTGGCATTCAAAAAATCCATTCAGACTTTGGCCGCAACAGTGGATGCCAAACATCCATTGACAGCCGGTCATTCCCGGCGCGTGACCGATTACAGCATGAAGATTGCTCAAAAAATGGGACTGCCCCGGCGGTCTCAGGATAATTTATATTATGCGGCCCTGCTGCATGATATCGGCAAAATAGGGATCAGTGATGCAGTCCTGCTTAAAAACGGGCCATTCACACCTGAAGAACGCCTTGAAATGAATACCCATCCGGCTAAAACTGAAAATATTCTGAACAATTTTTATTTTCCCCGGGCATTGCGCCGTGTCCCCTGGATTGCTGCCTGTCATCATGAAAAAATTGATGGAACCGGTTATCCCCGGGGGTTGACAGAAGATCAAATTCCCCTGGAATCAAAAATCATTGCTGTGTCAGATGTTTTTGATGCATTGACATCCCTTAGGGATTACCCCAAGTATGCATTTGGAAAAATTCTGGATTATAAAATCGTTCCCATTGAAAAAACGGTTTACATTCTGAAAAAAGACGTTGGATCCCATTTCGATCCGGATGTCATTGAAGCCTTTTTATCTTGCCTGCCTGAAATCACCTTTGACACAGATAATGCACGTTAA
- the divK gene encoding DVU0259 family response regulator domain-containing protein — MTKKIMIVDDDPAITRYLETLFKDNGFDTCIADDGKQAMDVFLEQQPDLITLDLEMPEEWGPRFFRKISKKGYTTPVIVISGLSGRTHSIPKAEAFFAKPFKPEEVLAKVKAVLGV; from the coding sequence ATGACAAAAAAAATAATGATCGTGGATGATGATCCAGCCATTACACGGTATCTGGAAACATTGTTCAAGGATAACGGTTTTGACACCTGCATCGCCGATGACGGCAAACAGGCCATGGATGTTTTTCTGGAGCAGCAACCGGACCTGATCACCCTAGATCTGGAAATGCCGGAAGAATGGGGACCCCGCTTTTTCAGGAAAATTTCCAAAAAAGGATACACCACCCCGGTGATTGTCATCTCCGGTCTGTCCGGACGGACCCATTCTATTCCCAAAGCAGAAGCGTTTTTTGCCAAACCTTTCAAACCCGAAGAGGTCCTTGCCAAAGTAAAGGCGGTTCTGGGCGTGTGA